The Maylandia zebra isolate NMK-2024a linkage group LG4, Mzebra_GT3a, whole genome shotgun sequence genome segment AAATGGTTCCGTGTTGTTGTGTTTATCAGGCCTGGTCTGTAGCTGACAACAGTGGCAAAGATCTATGGTACAAATGCTCAACAAACAATGGAGGTTACCATTGCCAACCATCCAGCAATGAAGGTTTGTTCATGtttatagaaaaacaaacaaaatgcagcGTGCTTTGTTACTGAAAAGTGATGCACAAGTTAAATTTCATGCTATTCATCTCTTCTGTCTGCCTCCTAGACTGGATCCAAGCAGTGCAAGCTCTCATGATCCTGTCAGTGctcttctgcttcttctccCTCATTGCGTTTTTATATCAGCTGTTCAGACTAGTTAAGGGCGGACGCTTCTTCTTCACTGCCATCTTCCAGATCTTAGCAAGTGAGTATGACTTCATCACATGCTGACAGTCACACCCTGAGAAGAAATGGGTGGAGTGGTGAGATCATCTACATTCATGCCTATTTCCTTCAGATTCCCCTCAACTCTCTTCTCATCTTTCCTAGGTGTGTTTGTGATGTGCGGGGCAATCATCTACACTGTGATGCGTCCAGATGATGGCACCCATACAAACTTCGGGTATGCGTATGTGCTGGCTTGGGTGGCTTTCCCTATGTGTCTCATCAGTGGCCTAATTTATATTGTCCTGaggaagaaagaatgaaagaatcAGGGGAGGAGAAATAAGGAAGGGTAGTTAGGAGGCCCTTTACTACAACAGCGCACTGTGCTTACTACCCACAGACCATAGACTGACATCCCAACAAAAGTGCATGTGTCACCAACacaaaataatttgtttttgttgctgtatTTCAGTATCCATTATTTCTCTGAAAACATCacatcaggttttttttttctttcaacacCACAGCTGTgttatcagtgtgtgtttggaaATGCATTGGTGACATATTGATTTTTGATGCATGCTGGCACTTGATTTCAACAAATCCATCATCGGTGATGAGATGAATAACATTGCATTGCTTCAGTACAAAGATGTACATAGTGTCTGTGGTTTTTAGacatatttataacattttttcATACATTGTGTACATAATGTTGTCAAGTTAACATTGTCATGCTCAATTATGTGATAGAGTTTGTGTCTTTCACAAGTCATGCAGCTGTGCCAAAGAGATGTCGCTTCAAAAGCCAGAATATCAagcttcttattttttttaacattgtttttatgtcttaacTGTCAGATGCTTTGATCCATGTGCCTTACTTAATCTGTTTAATTCTTGAAGGAAGTAAGAAAACCCTCAAAATTGAAAATAAGTGTTAATACTCATGAAGTTTTGTTTCCTGACTTATCATTGTACTTGATAtaccaaataaaaatgttttgcattttgtaacCTAGTTTTAAAaatggtgctttttttcttttctttttttttattattatgcttGAACTGTATAGCCTACTTTGTGTTGCAAGTGTGTCATGTCCTGTGATTAATTTGCTTTTGTACAAACTCgagtttgcctttttttttgtcaatattCTAAATAAACCTTTTGAAAATAAATCTGCTTGTCGCTGAAAGGTTTAATCATGTGCACGCTTCACAGAAGTCCGTAGGATGGGCTATCTGCACTCTTTTAGTAGTATAGGGAATACTAGGAAATGGCACTATTGTGTCTTTACACCATATTTTTGTACCTCTTGGTGGCGCTATGACACACAAAACACGTAAATGCCTGCGAATAAGAGTGCTCACCATAGCCACAAACTACCGTGATAAATACTTTCACTATGTAAGCATGGTGCTACATTATATTTACATGGTGTGTGGCAAGAATGGTGCAGATTAAACGATCATGTAAATCAAAGGTTTTGAAAAGTTAGGAGTCTCTCTCTTGTTCATTCATAGAGTTGGAAGTAAACGCTATGGAGGTAAACTGCTGAGCTGCAGTTTTTCATGTAGCTTTCATTTAATTCCCATTGATTGTCAAGTATGGGTGAAATGAGAACAAGCAATTTTATG includes the following:
- the pmp22a gene encoding peripheral myelin protein 22a, whose translation is MLLILLGVLILHVIILILLIVSTAASAWSVADNSGKDLWYKCSTNNGGYHCQPSSNEDWIQAVQALMILSVLFCFFSLIAFLYQLFRLVKGGRFFFTAIFQILASVFVMCGAIIYTVMRPDDGTHTNFGYAYVLAWVAFPMCLISGLIYIVLRKKE